Proteins co-encoded in one Acinetobacter lwoffii genomic window:
- the recD gene encoding exodeoxyribonuclease V subunit alpha → MENEQNHVSQQDSSLIAWIDYLCQPPFSTATFDPAAKILIQQLLEAMQAGDSCIEVDPQQVALLHNLVLDRRQQSTGIAPFICADQHLYLYRYWQLEQAVASHIARIKAQPVAAIDLSERDRSLLSDPQQQKALHMVAQQALSIITGGPGTGKTYTLAHMIAVLYEALPHIRIAMAAPTGKAAQRMKEALQKALHSEALQQFELEALKQLQPVTLHRLLGLGTRGQPRFHAKQPLPYDVIVVDEASMLDLNLSQMLLAAVPSHARLILLGDADQLASVDVGTVLADLQQVATLDDNRVNLITTRRFATGAKIGAMAEFIQQNHQPSHVLQKFEQQILAASELQAIDLDQVEIDHLQLQYLLAGAEQTAHNLNQYYDQLMYGYQAYIQAIKTERNSADFEQYVQQVVKTFDDYRILTAIRSGDLGLIKINLQIEQRFLAAQGQLKQGDWYVGRPVMMSYNDYQLGLSNGDIGICFLREQSGQHQFEVYFPSLEKWVLATRLPKSIETAFALTIHKSQGSEFSHTAVVLDQYAKNLLSKELIYTAITRAKKVVSLLVDYDAFTQALCVRTTRKSGLSQKIIEKSSNLIGKNNQIL, encoded by the coding sequence GTGGAAAATGAGCAGAATCACGTGTCGCAGCAAGATTCCAGTTTAATAGCCTGGATTGACTATCTGTGTCAGCCGCCGTTTAGTACGGCTACATTTGATCCGGCAGCAAAAATCTTGATCCAGCAACTGCTTGAGGCGATGCAGGCAGGGGATAGCTGTATAGAAGTTGATCCTCAGCAGGTTGCCCTATTACATAATCTGGTTCTAGATCGCCGTCAGCAAAGTACAGGAATTGCACCATTTATTTGTGCAGATCAGCATTTATATCTGTACCGCTATTGGCAACTGGAACAGGCAGTAGCCTCACATATTGCTCGGATTAAAGCCCAACCGGTTGCCGCTATTGATTTATCCGAACGTGATCGCAGCCTATTGTCAGATCCACAGCAGCAAAAAGCCCTGCATATGGTGGCGCAGCAAGCCTTAAGCATTATTACCGGCGGTCCGGGGACTGGTAAAACCTATACGCTGGCACATATGATTGCGGTGCTATATGAAGCCTTGCCGCATATACGGATCGCTATGGCAGCGCCTACCGGAAAGGCTGCACAGCGCATGAAAGAGGCACTGCAAAAAGCCTTGCATAGTGAAGCTCTACAACAGTTTGAGCTAGAAGCATTAAAACAGTTACAACCGGTCACCCTGCATCGCTTATTGGGTCTGGGCACTCGCGGACAGCCACGCTTTCATGCCAAACAGCCTTTGCCCTATGATGTGATCGTGGTCGATGAAGCCTCAATGCTGGATTTGAATCTGTCACAAATGTTGCTGGCCGCCGTACCGTCTCATGCACGGCTGATTTTACTCGGTGATGCAGACCAGCTGGCCTCTGTGGATGTCGGAACGGTACTGGCAGATTTACAGCAAGTAGCGACTCTGGACGATAATCGGGTCAATTTAATCACCACACGACGTTTTGCGACTGGGGCCAAGATTGGCGCAATGGCGGAGTTTATCCAGCAGAATCATCAGCCTTCTCACGTCTTGCAGAAATTTGAGCAACAGATTCTAGCAGCCAGTGAGTTACAGGCGATCGATTTGGATCAGGTTGAGATCGACCATTTGCAGCTGCAGTACCTGCTCGCTGGCGCCGAACAGACCGCGCATAACTTGAATCAGTATTATGACCAGCTGATGTATGGTTATCAGGCTTATATACAGGCCATAAAAACAGAACGAAACTCAGCTGATTTTGAGCAGTATGTGCAACAGGTAGTCAAAACTTTTGATGATTACCGGATTTTAACAGCAATCCGTTCTGGTGATTTGGGTCTGATCAAGATCAACCTGCAGATTGAGCAACGCTTTTTAGCAGCCCAAGGGCAGTTGAAACAGGGCGACTGGTATGTCGGACGCCCCGTCATGATGAGTTATAACGACTATCAGTTGGGCCTGTCCAATGGTGATATTGGCATCTGTTTTTTACGTGAGCAATCTGGTCAGCACCAGTTTGAAGTGTATTTTCCGAGTTTGGAAAAATGGGTGTTAGCTACCCGTTTACCTAAAAGTATTGAAACTGCTTTTGCACTGACCATTCACAAATCTCAAGGTTCAGAATTTTCCCATACCGCAGTGGTGCTGGATCAATATGCAAAAAATTTATTGAGCAAAGAGTTGATTTATACTGCAATTACTCGAGCCAAAAAAGTGGTCAGTTTATTGGTAGATTATGATGCTTTTACACAAGCACTTTGTGTCAGAACCACCCGGAAAAGTGGTTTGAGCCAAAAAATCATTGAAAAATCTAGTAATTTAATTGGCAAAAATAATCAAATCTTGTAG
- a CDS encoding UvrD-helicase domain-containing protein, translated as MTFLKQQTQTAISTNPIQDMKFRGLHWIEASAGTGKTYTLSSLMVRIFLDQYYPHQVIATTFTRKATAELKNRVRLRVEETLAYIQRHQQLNSVEIAAKIQNETDPLFQQVLKDYGSRLDYARRRLRLVLNQLDELFVGTLDSFSQKLLREFAFESGKIERAELTEDQDLYIQQLIHDVLRDWIQQQPQYMVNHLYVQNLLKPVEHYTRLVRDALNFSKQYFRKIEPAECDLNKLEACISQLVNIQEHDLAVMRRYCQESPKYFHKSFLTKLTEICENFMTWSAALKTQGTMSFFDAELQPIILNLCHLRRKKTDFQPTTQVFNKSCPDAEQQLILQHSLIVAIDALCEVKQYLDEQLQQLTTYLEFHIIQSVQTRLPQTLQQQGETTFSQQIRTLAEALQGQQGQRFAQFVQARYPLILVDEFQDTNQDQDDLLAKIWRDANRVQSGCMIMVGDPKQAIYGFRGGDMLTYNKAHADVRHKQGHEYTLMQNHRSVKPLVEVVDALFQRQMDFGEQVQYTLIQAGSRPHPDLIDSGACNPQPLRWIQLGEADVEADQVAWKIRALLNQSAQQQLYFQQQEHQQNLNADDIAVLGFGHYALEQVKQRLQRMSIPCYKESKQSVFASPIAQDVAAVLTAIMDPFNEAKVKRALLTRLLGFNLKKLIDLQSQSEGLSRYIADLDIIREMWFEKGFLTAWNYALNLFQVWTNLVASQSLDNERVVVNLRHLTEMLSQQSEYYQGAQKLYHWYLRQLQSPSGKDSEKERKLSGDHGVQLMTIHASKGLEFKVVFLLGADAAFDVNKGNLNFSLSAPEQDNILEQSRVIAVNHKNLHEQAILQNAARNAAENHRLWYVALTRASHRVYAMLQDQNAQSDSGLAFWRGQGDQLFQHALSLVEPPLSQEPPRLVEQSNHHQVDMRAQPLPERQFYPRTKTSFTALSQHQLHGHILQDDLVTAYEQPDSAADEIHFTGLEEQPAAVPLDWIRLNFPKGTVAGTFLHSIFEHIDFQDSSYWNLEIRRRFKNTAPQIWQELKEKFEQAFHIRSVLEQAFSLHYQAAVVNLRTLFQATAQADFKAEELRHSMQRVLSSLNYKLLTGIRLHDQSEAYRQQGQQLFHSEQQLERSALLEFLGQFQVYFDGLEDDSFIQFFEQEIAQLTRSASTESLNVDSIFQTAFEGLLDEITEDILLNLMHDWVRDILITPIQADFALAQLEAKQYLSEFPFYLSLTDAPLQIRQIHQLFLEHDMVMSDFNEAKSARYLTGSIDLVYFDGQRYHIADYKSNFLGPDQQHYSAEAIQQNMSQSSYWLQAALYLVALHRYLSANMQGYSIQQQLGGATYLYLRGMNGQAQQGAYHWQPSLEFIEKLDQILGYFEQKKSA; from the coding sequence ATGACTTTCTTAAAGCAGCAGACGCAAACAGCCATTTCTACCAATCCGATTCAGGACATGAAGTTTCGGGGCCTACACTGGATTGAAGCCTCGGCAGGCACCGGCAAGACCTATACGCTCTCCAGCCTGATGGTGCGGATTTTTCTGGACCAGTATTATCCGCATCAGGTGATTGCGACGACATTTACCCGTAAAGCCACAGCTGAACTGAAAAACCGGGTACGGCTTCGCGTCGAGGAAACGCTGGCTTATATCCAGCGTCATCAGCAGCTCAATTCAGTTGAAATCGCAGCAAAAATCCAGAATGAAACCGATCCTTTATTTCAGCAGGTACTGAAAGATTATGGTTCACGGCTGGATTATGCCCGTCGCCGTTTACGTCTGGTGCTAAACCAGCTGGATGAACTGTTTGTCGGCACCCTGGACAGCTTTAGCCAGAAACTGTTACGTGAATTTGCCTTTGAAAGTGGCAAGATTGAACGTGCAGAACTGACCGAAGATCAGGATCTGTATATTCAGCAGCTGATTCATGATGTGCTGCGTGACTGGATTCAGCAACAGCCACAATATATGGTCAATCATCTGTATGTCCAGAATCTACTGAAACCGGTGGAGCATTATACCAGGCTGGTGCGTGATGCCTTGAATTTCAGCAAGCAGTATTTCCGCAAGATCGAACCGGCTGAATGTGACCTGAACAAATTGGAAGCCTGCATCAGTCAATTAGTGAATATTCAGGAGCATGATCTTGCCGTCATGCGGCGTTATTGTCAGGAAAGTCCGAAGTATTTTCACAAGAGTTTTTTGACCAAGTTAACCGAAATTTGTGAAAACTTTATGACCTGGAGCGCAGCCCTGAAAACTCAAGGAACAATGAGTTTCTTTGATGCTGAATTGCAGCCGATTATACTGAATCTGTGCCATTTGCGCCGCAAGAAAACCGATTTCCAGCCGACCACTCAGGTCTTTAACAAAAGCTGTCCGGATGCAGAGCAACAGCTGATTTTGCAACATAGTCTGATCGTGGCAATTGATGCGCTGTGCGAGGTCAAACAGTATCTGGATGAGCAGCTGCAACAGCTTACGACCTATCTGGAATTTCATATTATTCAAAGTGTGCAGACCCGTTTGCCGCAAACCTTACAGCAGCAGGGTGAAACCACTTTTTCCCAGCAAATCCGTACATTGGCGGAAGCATTACAAGGCCAGCAGGGACAGCGTTTTGCCCAGTTTGTGCAGGCACGTTATCCGCTGATTCTGGTCGATGAATTTCAGGACACCAATCAGGATCAGGATGATCTGCTGGCCAAGATCTGGCGTGATGCCAACCGGGTGCAGTCCGGTTGCATGATTATGGTCGGTGATCCGAAACAGGCAATTTACGGTTTCCGCGGCGGCGACATGCTGACTTATAACAAGGCACACGCTGACGTACGCCACAAGCAGGGTCATGAATATACCCTGATGCAGAACCATCGTTCAGTCAAACCGCTCGTAGAAGTGGTTGATGCACTGTTCCAGCGGCAAATGGATTTTGGCGAACAGGTGCAGTACACCCTGATTCAGGCCGGCAGCCGGCCACATCCGGATTTAATCGACAGTGGTGCCTGCAATCCACAGCCGCTACGCTGGATTCAGCTGGGTGAAGCCGATGTAGAAGCCGATCAGGTGGCCTGGAAAATCCGTGCGTTGCTGAATCAGTCCGCCCAGCAACAATTGTACTTTCAGCAGCAGGAGCATCAGCAAAACCTGAATGCAGATGATATTGCGGTGTTGGGATTTGGACATTATGCGCTGGAACAGGTGAAGCAACGCCTGCAGCGTATGAGCATTCCCTGCTATAAAGAATCCAAACAGAGCGTGTTCGCCAGTCCAATCGCTCAGGATGTCGCAGCCGTATTGACGGCGATTATGGATCCTTTCAATGAGGCCAAGGTCAAGCGGGCTTTACTAACCCGTCTGCTGGGCTTCAATCTGAAAAAACTGATTGATTTGCAAAGCCAGAGTGAAGGCCTCAGTCGCTATATTGCGGATCTGGATATAATTCGGGAAATGTGGTTTGAGAAAGGCTTTTTGACCGCCTGGAATTATGCACTGAACCTGTTTCAGGTCTGGACCAATCTGGTGGCCAGTCAAAGTCTGGACAATGAGCGGGTGGTGGTCAATCTGCGCCATCTGACCGAGATGCTGAGCCAGCAGAGTGAATATTATCAGGGGGCGCAAAAACTCTATCACTGGTATTTGCGCCAGCTTCAGTCACCTTCAGGCAAGGACAGCGAAAAAGAACGCAAGCTGTCTGGGGATCATGGGGTGCAGCTGATGACCATTCATGCCTCCAAAGGGCTGGAATTTAAAGTGGTGTTTTTATTGGGAGCAGATGCTGCTTTTGATGTGAATAAAGGCAATCTGAATTTTTCCCTGTCTGCGCCTGAACAGGACAACATCCTGGAACAATCCCGGGTGATTGCAGTCAATCACAAGAATTTGCATGAGCAGGCGATTCTGCAAAATGCAGCGCGTAATGCTGCCGAAAACCACCGGCTCTGGTACGTGGCGCTGACCCGTGCCAGTCACCGAGTATATGCCATGCTGCAGGATCAAAACGCACAGTCCGATTCGGGGCTGGCCTTCTGGCGTGGTCAGGGAGATCAACTGTTTCAACATGCTTTAAGTCTGGTCGAGCCGCCTCTGTCTCAGGAGCCACCGCGCCTGGTCGAGCAGTCGAACCATCATCAGGTCGACATGCGGGCGCAACCTTTGCCAGAGCGGCAGTTTTATCCGCGAACCAAAACCAGTTTTACGGCTTTGTCACAGCATCAGCTACATGGACATATCTTGCAGGACGATCTGGTCACGGCTTATGAACAGCCCGACAGTGCTGCCGATGAAATTCATTTTACCGGTCTGGAAGAACAGCCAGCAGCTGTGCCCCTAGACTGGATTAGGCTGAATTTTCCTAAAGGCACCGTAGCCGGAACATTCTTGCACAGCATTTTTGAACATATTGATTTTCAGGACAGCAGTTACTGGAATCTGGAAATCCGGCGCCGTTTTAAAAATACCGCACCGCAAATCTGGCAGGAACTGAAAGAAAAATTTGAACAGGCTTTTCATATACGTAGTGTGCTGGAACAGGCCTTTTCCCTGCATTATCAGGCTGCTGTGGTGAATCTGCGAACCCTGTTTCAGGCCACAGCTCAGGCAGATTTCAAAGCAGAGGAATTGCGTCATAGTATGCAGCGCGTATTGTCCAGCCTGAACTATAAGTTATTGACCGGAATTCGCCTGCATGATCAAAGTGAAGCTTATCGCCAGCAAGGGCAGCAGCTGTTTCACTCGGAACAGCAGCTCGAGCGTTCAGCTCTGCTGGAATTTTTAGGTCAGTTTCAAGTGTATTTCGATGGGCTGGAGGATGACTCCTTTATCCAGTTTTTTGAACAGGAAATAGCTCAGCTCACACGCTCTGCAAGCACTGAATCGCTGAATGTGGACAGTATTTTCCAGACGGCTTTTGAGGGATTGCTGGACGAAATTACAGAAGATATTTTGCTGAACCTGATGCATGACTGGGTGCGTGATATTCTTATTACCCCGATTCAGGCAGATTTTGCCTTGGCACAGCTGGAGGCTAAACAGTATCTGTCAGAATTTCCTTTTTATCTGTCCTTGACAGATGCCCCTTTGCAGATTCGGCAAATCCATCAGCTGTTTCTCGAACATGACATGGTCATGAGCGATTTTAATGAAGCCAAATCGGCGCGGTATCTGACCGGTTCCATCGATCTGGTGTATTTCGATGGTCAGCGCTACCATATTGCCGATTATAAAAGTAACTTCCTCGGACCTGATCAGCAGCACTATAGTGCTGAGGCAATTCAGCAGAATATGAGCCAGTCCAGTTACTGGTTGCAGGCCGCTTTGTATCTGGTGGCGCTGCATCGGTACCTGAGTGCCAATATGCAGGGTTATTCGATTCAGCAGCAATTGGGCGGCGCGACCTATCTGTATTTGCGCGGGATGAATGGACAGGCGCAGCAAGGGGCTTATCATTGGCAACCGAGCCTGGAATTCATAGAAAAACTGGATCAAATATTGGGCTATTTTGAGCAGAAAAAATCAGCATGA
- the rpsO gene encoding 30S ribosomal protein S15, protein MALTNADRAEIMAKFARAENDTGSPEVQVALLTAQINDLQGHFKEHKHDHHSRRGLIRMVNQRRKLLDYLNGKDHGRYVALIGALGLRR, encoded by the coding sequence ATGGCTTTAACTAACGCAGATCGCGCAGAGATCATGGCTAAATTCGCTCGCGCTGAAAACGACACTGGTTCACCAGAAGTTCAAGTAGCTCTTTTAACTGCTCAAATCAATGACTTACAAGGTCACTTCAAAGAGCACAAACACGACCATCATAGCCGTCGCGGTCTAATCCGTATGGTTAACCAACGTCGTAAACTACTTGACTACCTTAACGGTAAAGACCACGGTCGTTATGTAGCATTGATCGGTGCTTTAGGTTTACGTCGTTAA
- a CDS encoding exodeoxyribonuclease V subunit gamma, which produces MAIHVIQSQRIDVLLDSMLRIVNQTARNPFEVLQTRHFIVPSPAVETWLTQKIAEKKGISANTQFHHRIRAFQWTSYQWVLNAPKEVEQVREANIPRIIIKWRVFQALRKCILPEQIPLDVDHPLYSIVKRIYDSADRLEQGTEKQLKKQSMLYWVAEQVSRLFSHYMDYRGYCARNCPPNNCSCPSNWLEAWGQDIALDIEQMIYSPKDENGHEMQVADFVKIQARELEAWQRWLWQHVFQDDYAKILEIERLYWDRLENAETRAQALKRLPAQIVVFSLLELPPSQLDFLRRLGQYIDIYIFHFNPSQEYWADSVDPDWKARFDLQREERFIQRFEKTRQRKPNDAEIKDFRIKQLNFNAEDRESRHPLLTRFGKQARDHFSLLSKLSSGEEGLWADVFVDEYQNKLLAKIQSDILYLLEPEQHQYALSPDDDSVQIHVCHSSLRQLEVLKEQLIHWLAQGNEEAPRQPSDILVLTPSLKELEPAIRSVFAPPPRERETGSKRLQKDNLYLPIQIAGVSRLDVSNAWRAVLGRIQWVRRRFSIEDFADWLSLNATQQYYGLDYSQVERMLQLLTDAGFKRGLDQQHLQQSLSAGDEDYRFSFKFALDRLALGLAIPEHTLFQDTLSYAKVLTSDFPLISTLIRIYQDLVQRRDWLTLHETGQRTPVKTWLEYLRADLNEFRDAGVESLKTVAEIIDKQMRMLTLADYHDQDDPHASQELVALSLPLPYVLEEIQNTLEMQLDQAEPTGQITFSQIGQIRPLPYKLVVMLNLDSGKFPSRNQQVPFDLMRSLKPQLGDRSRLDDEQGAFLDALLLAQENLWLFYNGFDLEDGEARDPSTALQELVQHIALICQSEQPDAEVDPMVDIHGLSVAQHIQQLYHVHPLQPFDPAGFADMQTPRYQDQWFAVAEYIRSAEGKRSSWINAHYPALEQKEIRVLKGDEWIRDMIFPARLFLKSVGVSTIRYADLPSSREPLLLNKLEQYQVRDFLLQQEQEIEPSLMLDRLPVGKTQQATWLSSQQEQQLLQERLLQLGKELTPVTQQSLQFSPELIIHINLPQVPHSSYWLSMQSSSASEKRRAQIWLEYLLWLAYLNDDARSPELERIVIFSNKTLKFSGLSSSKAHEYLQLWLKAWEIGQQQPLVLPAELLMKKEWQWVENEQGKMTIVEMPELLKAWNNSYESAKPLASDESSLLHQDWQFILQDQDPDLALQNCCHDFAHGLYSPIHQHLEWVK; this is translated from the coding sequence ATGGCCATTCATGTTATTCAGAGTCAACGTATTGATGTGCTTTTGGATAGTATGCTGCGTATTGTCAACCAGACTGCCCGGAATCCATTTGAGGTGTTACAAACCCGGCACTTTATTGTGCCATCTCCGGCAGTAGAAACTTGGCTGACCCAGAAAATTGCCGAGAAAAAAGGTATTAGCGCCAATACCCAGTTTCATCACCGGATTCGCGCCTTTCAATGGACTTCCTATCAATGGGTATTGAATGCGCCTAAAGAAGTGGAGCAGGTCCGTGAAGCCAATATTCCGCGCATTATCATCAAATGGCGCGTGTTTCAGGCATTGCGTAAATGTATTCTGCCTGAACAGATTCCTTTAGACGTCGATCATCCGCTGTATTCTATTGTGAAGCGGATTTATGACAGTGCTGACCGGCTGGAGCAGGGTACAGAGAAGCAGCTGAAAAAACAGAGCATGCTGTACTGGGTAGCCGAGCAGGTGTCGCGTTTGTTCAGTCATTATATGGATTATCGCGGTTATTGCGCGCGTAACTGTCCTCCAAACAACTGCAGTTGTCCGAGTAACTGGCTCGAGGCCTGGGGACAGGATATTGCGCTTGATATCGAACAGATGATCTATAGCCCCAAAGATGAAAATGGCCATGAGATGCAGGTGGCGGATTTTGTCAAGATTCAGGCGCGTGAACTGGAAGCCTGGCAACGCTGGTTGTGGCAGCATGTATTTCAGGATGACTATGCCAAAATCCTGGAGATTGAACGCCTGTATTGGGATCGGCTGGAAAATGCAGAGACCCGGGCCCAAGCTCTGAAACGACTGCCGGCACAGATTGTGGTGTTTAGCCTGTTAGAATTGCCACCGAGCCAGCTGGATTTTTTACGCCGTCTGGGCCAGTACATTGATATCTATATTTTTCACTTCAACCCCTCGCAGGAATACTGGGCCGACAGTGTCGATCCGGACTGGAAAGCCAGATTTGATTTGCAGCGGGAAGAGCGCTTTATTCAGCGTTTTGAAAAAACCCGTCAACGTAAACCGAATGATGCGGAAATAAAAGATTTCAGGATCAAGCAGCTGAACTTTAATGCCGAAGACCGGGAATCGCGGCATCCGCTCCTGACCCGATTCGGCAAGCAGGCACGGGATCATTTTTCTCTACTCTCTAAACTGTCTTCGGGGGAAGAGGGTCTCTGGGCCGATGTCTTTGTGGATGAATATCAAAATAAACTGCTGGCCAAAATCCAGTCGGATATCCTGTATTTGCTCGAGCCCGAGCAGCATCAATATGCTTTAAGCCCTGATGATGATTCGGTACAGATTCATGTCTGTCATTCTTCATTACGTCAGCTGGAAGTTCTCAAAGAACAACTGATTCACTGGCTGGCTCAAGGCAATGAAGAAGCGCCGCGTCAGCCCAGTGATATTCTGGTGTTGACGCCAAGTCTGAAAGAACTGGAACCGGCAATTCGCAGTGTCTTTGCGCCACCACCGCGTGAGCGCGAAACCGGCAGCAAACGCCTGCAAAAAGATAACCTGTATTTACCGATCCAGATTGCCGGGGTGTCGCGTCTGGATGTCAGCAATGCCTGGCGCGCGGTACTGGGCCGGATTCAGTGGGTACGGCGCCGTTTCAGTATTGAGGACTTTGCCGACTGGCTCAGCCTGAATGCGACCCAGCAGTATTATGGTCTGGACTATAGTCAGGTAGAGCGGATGTTACAATTGCTGACAGATGCTGGCTTCAAGCGTGGATTGGACCAGCAGCATTTACAGCAAAGTCTGAGCGCAGGCGATGAGGATTACCGGTTTAGCTTTAAATTCGCCCTGGACCGTCTGGCGTTGGGTCTGGCGATTCCTGAACATACCCTGTTTCAGGACACCTTGAGTTATGCCAAGGTTCTGACCAGTGATTTTCCCTTGATATCCACCCTGATCCGGATTTATCAAGATCTGGTACAGCGCCGTGACTGGCTGACTTTACATGAAACTGGACAACGCACGCCAGTCAAAACCTGGCTGGAATATCTGCGCGCCGATCTGAATGAATTTCGTGACGCTGGAGTAGAATCGCTCAAAACCGTTGCCGAAATTATCGACAAGCAAATGCGGATGCTGACCCTGGCCGATTATCATGATCAGGATGATCCACATGCCAGTCAGGAACTGGTGGCACTGAGTTTGCCTCTGCCTTATGTGCTGGAAGAAATTCAGAATACCTTGGAGATGCAGCTGGATCAGGCCGAACCGACCGGGCAGATTACCTTTAGCCAGATTGGCCAGATCCGGCCATTGCCTTATAAACTGGTGGTGATGCTGAATCTGGATAGCGGTAAATTTCCGAGCCGTAATCAACAGGTTCCGTTTGACCTGATGCGCAGCCTGAAGCCGCAACTCGGTGACCGTTCCCGTCTGGATGACGAGCAGGGCGCTTTTCTGGATGCCTTGCTGCTGGCACAGGAAAATCTATGGCTGTTCTATAATGGCTTTGATCTGGAGGATGGTGAGGCTCGTGATCCATCCACTGCCTTGCAGGAACTGGTTCAGCATATCGCGCTGATCTGCCAGTCTGAACAGCCGGATGCCGAAGTCGATCCGATGGTGGATATTCATGGTCTGTCAGTCGCTCAACATATCCAGCAGCTTTATCATGTACATCCCTTGCAGCCTTTTGATCCGGCCGGATTCGCAGATATGCAGACACCACGTTATCAGGATCAGTGGTTTGCAGTGGCAGAGTATATCCGTAGTGCCGAAGGCAAACGCAGCAGCTGGATTAATGCACATTATCCGGCACTAGAACAAAAAGAAATCCGGGTACTCAAAGGCGATGAATGGATCCGCGATATGATTTTCCCGGCACGTCTATTCCTGAAAAGTGTCGGAGTTTCCACGATTCGCTATGCCGATTTGCCGAGTTCCCGGGAACCTTTATTACTGAACAAGCTGGAACAGTATCAGGTACGGGATTTTCTGTTGCAACAAGAGCAGGAGATTGAGCCAAGCCTGATGCTGGACCGTTTGCCGGTGGGTAAAACCCAGCAGGCCACCTGGTTGAGCAGCCAGCAGGAACAGCAGCTGTTACAAGAACGTTTGCTACAGTTGGGCAAAGAACTGACGCCAGTTACCCAGCAATCCTTGCAGTTCAGTCCTGAACTGATCATTCATATTAATTTGCCTCAGGTTCCGCACAGCAGCTACTGGTTGAGTATGCAATCCTCTTCAGCCTCGGAAAAACGACGTGCCCAGATCTGGCTGGAATATCTGTTGTGGCTGGCTTACTTGAATGACGATGCACGCTCACCAGAACTGGAGCGCATTGTCATTTTCAGTAATAAAACCCTGAAGTTTTCCGGATTAAGTTCGAGCAAGGCACATGAGTATTTGCAGCTCTGGTTAAAGGCCTGGGAAATTGGTCAACAGCAGCCGCTGGTCTTGCCGGCAGAATTACTGATGAAAAAAGAGTGGCAATGGGTCGAAAATGAACAGGGCAAAATGACCATTGTGGAAATGCCGGAATTGCTAAAGGCCTGGAACAACAGCTATGAGAGTGCCAAACCTTTGGCTTCGGATGAATCCAGTCTGCTGCATCAGGACTGGCAATTTATTTTGCAGGATCAGGATCCGGATCTCGCCTTGCAAAATTGCTGCCATGATTTTGCCCATGGCCTGTATTCGCCGATTCATCAACATCTGGAGTGGGTGAAATAG